In Fibrobacter sp., the genomic stretch GGCTTCTATATATCGAATGTTTTCTAAAAAACTATTAGCTCTTAATTATGTCAGACATCATATGTTTGTCCAACGTCGTAATCGGAATCGATTCTATTTCGATGCCGATACCGATACCGATCAGAAGGAGTCTCAGACAATATTATGGGATAATGCCCGATATTAAACAAGCAGAAACAGACAGGGGAAACAGATAGAGACAATACTCAGCAGATTGTCTCTATTGGTGCTTTCCCTTTGAGATTCACACACTGGCTGGAAACATAATTCTGAGGATCAGGAACAGCATCTACACAACTGATCGGCAGTTTGTCCTGATGTTTGAAAAGAAATTTCTGGCCGTAAGAGTTCCAGGCTTTGTCAAAAACATTCTGAGAACGCCACTTTACAACAATATCAGTCGTCACCATGATTCTGCTCACCTGATTTGCCTGCATGCAAAAATCCAGATCCCAGAAATGGCAGTCATCAAAAGTTTCCTCATCAAAACAAATATTCTGGAAAAGTGATGTCCTGACAGCCATAAATACTCCATCGACTGCAACTACCGGAGAATCACCGTTCTCAGGAGAGAATACAACCGCAAAGAAATCACCATTCTGCAGATGATAAACTACCCTGCCCTTTACAAACGGACGACCGGCAGCAGTCCAGGAGTACTTGTCAGCATAAAGAAATTGCGTTCCGGCGACACCAATCACCCCTAACCAGGGATCATCAGCAAACTTTTTCTCCAGAATTAAACCCCAGTTCATCTTCATGAAGAAAAGTTCTTCCGGAATAAAAACAAAAACATCACCGCGCGCTCTGGCTATCCCCTGATTGTAAGCTGCAGCCAAACCAATCCCATTGCTTCCATCAATCATGATATACTCATGATCCACACCCGCTGTCCTGAAAATATTCCTCTCCTGAATCGACTGTGGAATCGGCCTTCTCCAGCATGTTATGACACTTATCATACCCATTTACCTCCAATGCAATACTAAATATGAATTAACTTCGATAGCATTGCAACACCTGACCTTGATTCACCCGATTGAAGGATAGATTTGTTTAGCTGTAAAAGAAAATTTCTTGTTCTGATTATAATTCTATGAAATGGTTTAACTGGTTTTAAACAGAAAAGAGTATTTTGACCACTGATTTTGATGATTAAAGAAATCTGATTTACCTGATTTTAAACAGGGAAAAAGGTTTAAAATTCTAAGGTACATACCTCTCGATGCTGATTCCGATTCCGATGCAGATATTGATACCGACCGGGACAGAGGATAGATGTTCAGGATGCGGTGTACCGGGAGAAAACCAGAATGACCCTTAATCAAACGAATCGAGATCCCTCTTCCTGCCCACTTCCCTGCCCTTCCCGATGACCTTTTTCCCGAACCGGGCCACGATTCTATCGACGGCAGCCTCTGAAGCCTCCAGTGACTCCAGAGATTTCTGTGCAAAAAGGTCGGTCTGCACCGCTTCATCAAGACCAGTTATCCCCACACCCAGAAGTCTCAGCGAGCGCTCTCTGAGCTCTTCAAGAAGTTCAAAAGCACTTTCATAGATCAATTTTGCAGCATTTGTGGCAAAGGGAAGTGGTTTCCTCCGGCTGTGCCTGCTGAAATCGGGTCTGCGCCAGGTGATAAAAACAGTCTGTCCCTTTACTCCATAGGAACGCGCCCGCTTTGAAACATCCTGAACCAGTGAAAACAGTACCTCCTGCCATTGTCCCCTGTCCTGTGAATCAACATTGAATGTGTGTTCGCGGGATATGGATTTAATAGATTCTTCATTTCCCACCGGACGATCATCTATCCCCCTGCAGAGATCGAAAAGCGAAACCCCATTTTTACCAAACCGTTCCTCAAGATACTCTATTGACAACTCCTGAAGATCACCGATCGTGCATATTCCCATCCTCGCAAGCGCCTCTGCACTCTTCTTCCCCACCCCCCAGATCTTCTGAACCAGCATTGGCGCCAGCCATTTCTTTATTTGATCAGGATCGAATGGTGCAATGGTAA encodes the following:
- the dinB gene encoding DNA polymerase IV; protein product: MNSPRTIFHIDMDAFFASIEQRDNPEYRGKPVIVGARPGFRGVVSTASYEARKYGVHSAMPVNEAYRRCPQGIFVTPRGRVYASVSKAIMSIFERFSPCVEQVSVDEAFLDMSGTERLYGSALNAAKEISERIKVEQKLTGSIGVAPNKFLAKIASDMNKPNGITIAPFDPDQIKKWLAPMLVQKIWGVGKKSAEALARMGICTIGDLQELSIEYLEERFGKNGVSLFDLCRGIDDRPVGNEESIKSISREHTFNVDSQDRGQWQEVLFSLVQDVSKRARSYGVKGQTVFITWRRPDFSRHSRRKPLPFATNAAKLIYESAFELLEELRERSLRLLGVGITGLDEAVQTDLFAQKSLESLEASEAAVDRIVARFGKKVIGKGREVGRKRDLDSFD